The nucleotide window GCGCCGGCTCCGGGCCGGAGGCCGCGATGCCGACCGGCAGCAGCCCGAACTCCGGGTGCTCCAGCATGGTCCGCACGAGCTCGCCGCCGATCCGGCCGGAGCCGACGACGACGGCCCGGTCGCACCGCCGCAGCCGGCGGCGGCCCCAGCGGCCGACCGCGAACACCGCCGGGCGGACGGCCTCGCTCAGCACGGCGAAGCACAGCACCAGTTCCTGCATCCGCGCGGTGTCGTCGCCGTCCATCCCGGCCACCAGCCCGGCGCCGGTGACGAGCGCGAACGCCAGCGCGGTCGCGGTGACCGAGCGCGGGAGGTCCTGCAGCCAGGACAGCCAGAGGCGGCGGCGGTGGACGCGGCCGGCCACGCGGGCGCCGGCGAGGGCCACGGCGGTCACCACGGCGCACGCCGGACCGGGCCCGGTCCGCAGCACCGCGGCCAGCCAGGCGGCGCCGTCGACGGCGGCGAGCAGCACGGCCACGGCGTTGACCCGGGCGAGGAGCGGCCGGGAGCGGACGGCGGCGCGCGGCCGGTCGCCCGGGCGCACCCGCCGCTGCGCCGGCACCGTTTCGGTGACGACCGATTCTCTGAGTTCAGTCACCGGTCTCGACCTCTGCTTGACATGAGGATTCCATTCTCGCTTTCTTCACGACTCAGCCATTCGAGGCAACACCGGCTCGATCGAGTGAATTTTCCTGTGCAGCCCCGCAAATCCACCCGATCGGGGCGATCGACCGACCCGATCCGGTGATTTCTGGAAACACCAAGTAGTTCTGATGGCGCGCATCCTTCCGGGGGACTTCCGAGGCCACTAAAGAAACCACACAACATAGCCGAGTAAGACTCGACGGCCCCACCAAACCCGAGTCCGACCGGGTGACGGGCAAAGACGAGGAAAACCAGACGAGGGGAACCGTGGCGCGCGAAGAAACCACCCTGGCCACACTGTCCGAACCGGACCGCACCGAACCGGATCCCACTGAACCGGATCTCCCGAGGGAACGGACCGGCGGACGGGCGCACGTCGTGCTGCCCGCGTTCAACGAAGAAGCGTCCCTGCCGCCGCTGCTGCACCGGCTCGCCGACGTGGCCCGCACCGAGCAGGTCACCGTCTGGGTCGTCGACGACGGCTCCGCGGACGCCACGGTCGCCGTGGCCGAGGCGGGCTACGGCGGGCTCGACGTCCGCGTCGTGCGGCACCTGGTGAACCTCGGGCTCGGCCGCGCGGTGCAGTCCGGGCTCCGGGCGGCGCTGGAAGCCGCGAGCCCCGACGACATCGTCGTGGTGATGGACGCCGACGACACGCACGACCCGTCCCTGATCCGCGCGCTGCACGCGGAGATCACCGCCGGCGCCGACGTCGCCATCTGCTCGCGGTTCGTCCCCGGCGGTGACGACCGGACCGCCCCGTTCGGGCGGCGGCTGCTCTCCCGCGGCGCGGCCCAGCTGTTCCACCGCGCCCTCGACGTCGACGGCGTCCGGGACTTCACCAGCGGCTACCGCGCCTACCGGGCGTCGCTGCTGGCGCGCGCGTCGGCGCACTGGGGCGAGCGGCTCATCGAGGAGCAGGGCTTCGCCTGCATGGTGGAGCTGCTGCTCAAGCTGCGCCACTGCCGCCCGGTGATCACCGAGGTCCCGCTGGCCCTGCGGTACGACCGCAAGCAGGGACCCAGCAAGCTGAAGCTGCGGCGGACCGTCGTGCAATACCTGAAACTGCTCGCCCGCGACCGGCTCAGCCCGGCGCCCTACCGGAAGCTGTGACCCGGTGACCTCTCCCGACTCCCCGCACGTCGCCGTGATCGGCGGCGGCATCTGCGGCCTCGCCGCCGCACACCGCCTCGCCCACCGCGGCACCCGCGTGACCCTGCTGGAGAGCAGCGACCAGCTCGGCGGCCTCGGCACGTTCTTCGCCCACGAAGACCGGTGGATCGAACGCTTCTACCACTGCATCATGCCGTCGGACGCGAGCCTGCTGGCGCTGCTCGGCGAACTCGGCCTGCGGGATGCGGTGCGGTGGCGCGAAACCACGATGGGCATGGTCGTCGACGGCCGTCACCACGCGTTCAACTCCGCGCTCGACCTGCTCCGGTTTTCGCCGCTGCGGCTGCCCAACCGGGTGCGCTTCGGCGTCGTTTCGCTGCTGCTGCGCCGGTTGGGGCGGGGCCGCGACCTCGACACGCTGCGCACCGAGGACTGGCTGCGCGGCCTCTACGGCGACGTCGTCTGG belongs to Amycolatopsis tolypomycina and includes:
- a CDS encoding glycosyltransferase, with the translated sequence MAREETTLATLSEPDRTEPDPTEPDLPRERTGGRAHVVLPAFNEEASLPPLLHRLADVARTEQVTVWVVDDGSADATVAVAEAGYGGLDVRVVRHLVNLGLGRAVQSGLRAALEAASPDDIVVVMDADDTHDPSLIRALHAEITAGADVAICSRFVPGGDDRTAPFGRRLLSRGAAQLFHRALDVDGVRDFTSGYRAYRASLLARASAHWGERLIEEQGFACMVELLLKLRHCRPVITEVPLALRYDRKQGPSKLKLRRTVVQYLKLLARDRLSPAPYRKL